The following are encoded in a window of Microbacterium sp. LWO13-1.2 genomic DNA:
- a CDS encoding adenosine deaminase has protein sequence MSIDPNGDVTIQGTSLRSLPKVSLHDHLDGALRPATIIELADAAGIDVPETKPAALGKWFTKQSDSGSLVEYLKTFDLTTAVMQTQEGLTRVAREFVQDLAADGVIYGEVRWAPEQHLSGGLSLEQTVEAVQQGIEEGEDAADRAGSSIRVGQLITAMRHTDRAREIAELAVAFRGRGAVGFDIAGPEDGFPASNHRAAFDYLAENFFPVTVHAGEAAGLASIRSALIDGRALRLGHGVRIAEDLQVITQEGDEVQVQFGDLARWVRDREIPLELSPSSNLQTGAIAAWGTELADHPFDLLYQLGFAVTVNVDNRTMSGTSLTRELALLVEAFEYDLDDLETFQFNAAAATFLPVEEREELVEMIAEGFEV, from the coding sequence ATGTCGATCGATCCGAACGGCGACGTCACCATTCAGGGGACCTCGCTGCGAAGCCTTCCCAAGGTGTCGCTGCACGACCACCTCGACGGCGCCCTGCGTCCGGCGACGATCATCGAGCTGGCGGATGCCGCGGGAATCGACGTCCCCGAGACGAAGCCGGCGGCGCTGGGGAAGTGGTTCACGAAGCAGAGCGATTCCGGCTCGCTCGTCGAGTACCTGAAGACCTTCGACCTGACGACCGCCGTCATGCAGACGCAGGAGGGGCTGACCCGGGTCGCCCGCGAGTTCGTCCAGGATCTCGCCGCGGATGGCGTGATCTACGGGGAGGTCCGCTGGGCCCCCGAGCAGCACCTGTCCGGTGGGCTCTCGCTCGAGCAGACGGTCGAGGCGGTGCAGCAAGGGATCGAGGAGGGCGAGGATGCCGCAGACCGCGCCGGCAGCAGCATCCGCGTCGGCCAGCTGATCACCGCGATGCGGCACACCGATCGCGCACGGGAGATCGCCGAGCTCGCGGTCGCCTTCCGCGGACGCGGCGCCGTCGGCTTCGACATCGCCGGCCCCGAAGACGGCTTCCCGGCGTCGAATCACCGAGCTGCCTTCGACTATCTCGCCGAGAACTTCTTCCCGGTGACGGTGCACGCGGGTGAGGCTGCCGGTCTCGCCTCGATCCGTTCCGCGCTGATCGACGGACGGGCCTTGCGCCTCGGTCACGGCGTCCGCATCGCCGAAGACCTGCAGGTGATCACGCAGGAGGGCGACGAGGTGCAGGTGCAGTTCGGCGACCTCGCCCGCTGGGTCCGCGATCGGGAGATCCCACTGGAGCTCTCGCCGTCTTCGAACCTGCAGACCGGCGCGATCGCGGCCTGGGGTACCGAGCTCGCCGACCACCCCTTCGATCTGCTGTACCAGCTGGGCTTCGCCGTCACGGTCAATGTCGACAACCGCACCATGAGCGGCACGTCGCTGACTCGAGAGCTCGCTCTGCTCGTCGAGGCGTTCGAGTACGACCTCGACGACCTCGAGACGTTCCAGTTCAACGCCGCAGCGGCGACGTTCCTCCCCGTCGAGGAGCGCGAAGAGCTCGTCGAGATGATCGCGGAGGGGTTCGAGGTCTGA
- a CDS encoding thymidine phosphorylase encodes MSVEPYDAVDVIRAKRDGGVVAEPALRWMVDAYTRGYVSDAQMASFAMAVFQRGMERDEIRVLTDAMIASGERMSFASLGKKTVDKHSTGGVGDKITLPLAPLVAVFGVAVPQLSGRGLGHTGGTLDKLESIPGWRAALSNEEMFAQMQGDVGAVICAAGSGLAPADKKLYALRDVTGTVEAIPLIASSIMSKKIAEGTDALVLDVKFGSGAFMQDIDRARELARTMVALGTDSGVATTALLTDMNVPLGLAIGNANEVRESVEILAGGGPADVRELTLALAREMLALAGQPDADVEAALDDGRAMDSWKAMIRAQDGDPDAPLPTARETHVVTASADGVMTRLDALPFGIAAWRLGAGRARAEDPVIFEAGIDLHAKPGERVVAGQPLFTLSAADEARFPRALEAVEGAWEIGDEASVRASGPLVRERITA; translated from the coding sequence ATGAGCGTTGAGCCCTACGACGCGGTGGACGTCATCCGTGCCAAGCGCGACGGCGGCGTCGTCGCCGAGCCGGCGCTGCGATGGATGGTCGACGCCTACACCCGCGGATACGTGTCCGACGCGCAGATGGCATCGTTCGCGATGGCCGTCTTCCAGCGCGGCATGGAGCGCGACGAGATCCGGGTGCTCACCGACGCGATGATCGCTTCGGGGGAGCGGATGAGCTTCGCATCCCTCGGCAAGAAGACCGTCGACAAGCACTCCACCGGTGGCGTCGGCGACAAGATCACCCTGCCGCTCGCGCCGCTCGTCGCCGTGTTCGGCGTCGCGGTGCCGCAGCTGAGCGGTCGTGGCCTCGGTCACACCGGTGGCACGCTCGACAAGCTGGAGTCGATCCCCGGCTGGCGCGCGGCGCTTTCCAACGAGGAGATGTTCGCGCAGATGCAGGGCGACGTCGGCGCCGTGATCTGCGCGGCCGGCTCCGGCCTCGCGCCGGCCGACAAGAAGCTCTACGCGCTGCGCGACGTGACCGGCACGGTCGAGGCGATCCCGCTGATCGCGTCGAGCATCATGTCGAAGAAGATCGCAGAGGGCACGGATGCTCTCGTGCTCGACGTGAAATTCGGATCCGGCGCGTTCATGCAGGACATCGACCGCGCCCGCGAATTGGCCCGCACCATGGTCGCGCTCGGCACGGACTCCGGTGTCGCCACCACGGCGCTCCTCACAGACATGAACGTGCCGCTCGGGCTCGCGATCGGCAACGCGAACGAGGTCCGCGAGTCGGTGGAGATCCTCGCCGGTGGCGGGCCGGCCGACGTCCGCGAGCTGACGCTCGCGCTGGCCAGGGAGATGCTCGCCCTGGCAGGTCAGCCGGATGCCGACGTCGAGGCGGCTCTCGACGACGGCCGCGCGATGGACAGCTGGAAGGCGATGATCCGCGCGCAGGACGGCGATCCGGATGCTCCGCTGCCGACCGCGCGCGAGACCCATGTCGTCACAGCCTCGGCCGATGGCGTGATGACGCGTCTGGACGCACTGCCCTTCGGGATCGCGGCATGGCGTCTCGGCGCCGGCCGTGCGCGCGCAGAGGACCCGGTGATCTTCGAGGCGGGTATCGACCTGCATGCGAAGCCTGGGGAGCGCGTCGTGGCAGGTCAGCCGCTGTTCACTCTCTCCGCCGCAGACGAGGCTCGCTTCCCGCGCGCTCTCGAGGCGGTCGAGGGTGCCTGGGAGATCGGTGACGAGGCCTCGGTGAGGGCATCGGGGCCGCTCGTTCGGGAGCGGATCACCGCGTAG
- a CDS encoding cytidine deaminase, which translates to MTDIDWDELRQVATDAMEKAYAPYSRYKVGAAALVGDGRIVAGCNVENASYGVTLCAECALVGDLHMSGGGQLVAFVCVNNDGQTIMPCGRCRQLLFEHAMPGMLLETVSGIRTIDEVLPDAFGPRDLEDAR; encoded by the coding sequence ATGACAGACATCGATTGGGACGAGCTGCGTCAGGTCGCCACCGACGCGATGGAGAAGGCGTACGCGCCATACTCGCGCTACAAGGTGGGTGCCGCCGCGCTCGTGGGCGACGGACGGATCGTCGCCGGCTGCAACGTGGAGAACGCCTCCTACGGCGTCACCCTGTGCGCGGAATGCGCCTTGGTCGGCGACCTGCACATGTCCGGCGGCGGCCAGCTGGTCGCCTTCGTGTGCGTCAACAACGACGGGCAGACGATCATGCCGTGCGGCCGCTGCCGTCAGCTGCTGTTCGAGCACGCGATGCCCGGGATGCTGCTGGAGACCGTCTCCGGCATCCGCACGATCGACGAGGTGCTGCCGGACGCGTTCGGCCCCCGAGACCTGGAGGACGCACGATGA
- a CDS encoding ABC transporter permease, producing the protein MSAIAATTAADGTILRETVRQRSFKLPISLGIVAVLLLLLALPAGRSGTSVFRLADRTSSLALPDIGVPTWPTVFVSSLILVALAVYATVRVMGYRRVGLWLPIVFAFVAVFAFLTWSAADGLVPVTGLLFGAVSLSVPLIFGALGGVIGERAGVVNVAIEAQFLLAAFSSALVASMTGSYVIGIIAAMVGGALVAAVLALFAIRYIVDQVIVGVVLNVLITGLTSFLHGALMRQNEALFNTPPRLPRIPIPLLHEIPVLGPVLFNQTLIVYLMYIAVPLVAWALYRSRWGLRLRAVGEHPQAADTVGIKVNPTRFWNLLLAGSIAGIGGAYFTLGSVGAFDKEMTDGLGFIALAAVIFGGWDPIRATLAAILFGFSMNLETLLSNLGSPIPGEFMKMLPYVVTVLAVVGFAGKVRAPAADGKPYIKG; encoded by the coding sequence ATGAGCGCCATCGCAGCCACCACCGCAGCCGACGGCACGATCCTTCGCGAGACGGTGCGCCAGCGCAGCTTCAAGCTGCCGATCTCGCTCGGCATCGTCGCAGTGCTTCTCCTTCTGCTCGCCCTCCCGGCGGGCCGAAGCGGCACGAGCGTCTTCCGCCTCGCGGACCGCACGTCTTCGCTGGCATTGCCGGACATCGGAGTCCCGACGTGGCCGACGGTGTTCGTCAGCTCCCTCATCCTCGTCGCCCTCGCCGTCTACGCGACCGTTCGTGTGATGGGCTACCGGCGCGTCGGCCTCTGGCTGCCGATCGTGTTCGCGTTCGTCGCCGTCTTCGCGTTCCTCACCTGGTCGGCCGCAGACGGTCTCGTCCCCGTCACCGGACTGCTCTTCGGCGCCGTCTCGCTGTCGGTGCCGCTGATCTTCGGAGCCCTCGGCGGCGTCATCGGTGAGCGCGCCGGTGTCGTGAACGTCGCGATCGAGGCGCAGTTCCTGCTGGCGGCTTTCAGTTCCGCACTCGTCGCGTCGATGACCGGGAGCTACGTCATCGGAATCATTGCGGCCATGGTGGGTGGCGCCCTCGTGGCTGCCGTGCTCGCCCTCTTCGCGATCCGTTACATCGTCGATCAGGTCATCGTCGGTGTCGTGCTCAACGTGCTCATCACCGGACTGACGAGCTTCCTGCACGGTGCGCTGATGCGCCAGAACGAGGCCCTGTTCAACACGCCGCCGCGACTGCCGAGGATCCCGATCCCGCTGCTCCACGAGATTCCGGTGCTCGGCCCGGTGCTGTTCAACCAGACGCTGATCGTGTACCTCATGTACATCGCAGTGCCGCTGGTCGCCTGGGCGCTCTACCGGTCGCGCTGGGGTCTCCGCCTCCGCGCGGTCGGCGAGCACCCGCAGGCGGCAGACACCGTTGGCATCAAGGTGAACCCGACGCGCTTCTGGAACCTCCTGCTCGCCGGCTCCATCGCCGGTATCGGCGGTGCGTACTTCACGCTCGGATCGGTCGGAGCCTTCGACAAGGAGATGACGGACGGTCTCGGCTTCATCGCCCTCGCCGCGGTGATCTTCGGCGGCTGGGATCCGATCAGGGCGACGCTCGCGGCGATCCTCTTCGGGTTCTCGATGAACCTGGAGACGCTGCTGAGCAATCTCGGATCCCCGATCCCCGGTGAGTTCATGAAGATGCTGCCGTACGTGGTGACCGTGCTCGCCGTTGTCGGATTCGCAGGCAAGGTCCGCGCACCCGCCGCCGACGGCAAGCCGTACATCAAGGGATAG
- a CDS encoding mannose-1-phosphate guanylyltransferase, whose protein sequence is MTEPIEDFYAVIPAGGIGSRLWPLSRADAPKFLHDLTGSGHSLLRDTWDRLEPLAGPDRIAVVTGRAHRAAVEGELPGIADLNVFLESEPRESAAAIGLAAAILHRREPDVIIGSFSADHVIRGTQVFEWAVQQAVQVAREGYICTIGIPPTEPSVGFGYIKKAGELVVSGAPEAALVERFVEKPDLETAKEYIADRNYLWNAGMFIAKASVLLEELARNEPELHAGLQELADAWDDRELRGPAVDRIWPGLKKIAIDYAVAEPAAELGRLAVIPGHFDWDDVGDFASLTKLITHGRKNDLAVLGPNARVLSDAASGILVSQTSRVISLIGVQDIVVVDTPDALLVTTVEHAQRVKGVVESLKLTGRGDVL, encoded by the coding sequence ATGACCGAGCCCATCGAAGACTTCTACGCGGTGATTCCGGCCGGAGGCATCGGCAGCAGGCTGTGGCCGCTCTCCCGCGCGGATGCGCCGAAGTTCCTGCACGATCTCACCGGATCGGGTCACTCGCTCCTGCGCGACACGTGGGATCGACTCGAACCGCTGGCCGGCCCCGACCGGATCGCCGTCGTCACCGGTCGCGCCCACCGCGCCGCCGTCGAGGGCGAGCTTCCCGGGATCGCAGATCTCAATGTCTTCCTCGAGTCCGAGCCCAGGGAATCCGCGGCGGCGATCGGGCTCGCCGCCGCCATCCTGCATCGTCGTGAACCCGACGTGATCATCGGCTCGTTCAGTGCCGATCATGTGATCCGCGGAACCCAGGTCTTCGAGTGGGCGGTGCAGCAGGCGGTGCAGGTCGCCAGGGAGGGCTACATCTGCACCATCGGGATTCCGCCGACGGAACCGTCCGTCGGTTTCGGATACATCAAGAAGGCCGGGGAACTGGTCGTATCCGGAGCTCCGGAGGCGGCTCTCGTGGAGCGGTTCGTCGAGAAACCCGACCTGGAGACGGCCAAGGAGTACATCGCCGACCGCAACTACCTCTGGAACGCCGGCATGTTCATCGCGAAGGCGAGCGTGCTGCTCGAGGAGCTCGCCCGCAACGAGCCGGAGTTGCACGCCGGACTGCAGGAGCTCGCCGACGCCTGGGACGACCGCGAACTCCGCGGGCCGGCGGTCGACCGGATCTGGCCGGGGCTGAAGAAGATCGCGATCGACTACGCCGTGGCGGAACCCGCCGCCGAGCTCGGACGGCTCGCCGTGATCCCCGGTCACTTCGACTGGGACGACGTCGGCGACTTCGCCTCGCTCACCAAGCTCATCACGCACGGCCGCAAGAACGACCTGGCCGTCCTGGGCCCCAACGCACGCGTGCTGTCGGACGCCGCGAGCGGCATCCTGGTCAGTCAGACGTCCCGGGTGATCAGCCTCATCGGGGTGCAGGACATCGTCGTGGTCGACACCCCGGACGCCCTGCTGGTGACGACGGTGGAGCACGCGCAGCGCGTCAAGGGCGTCGTCGAGTCGCTCAAGCTGACCGGTCGGGGCGACGTGCTCTGA
- a CDS encoding ABC transporter ATP-binding protein produces the protein MKLELRGITKRFGSLVANDHISLTVEPGQIHCLLGENGAGKSTLMNVLYGLYTADEGEILLDDVVQHFAGPGDAMAAGIGMVHQHFMLIPVFTVAENVMLGHEKTGFAGRLDLAAARAHVRAVSQRFGFEIDPDAIVGDLPVGVQQRVEIIKALSRDAKVLVFDEPTAVLTPQETDELMGIMRQLRDEGTAIVFITHKLREVREVADKITVIRLGKVVGEADPTASNTEMAALMVGRAVELTVSKGEPNLRSGGLVVDRLRVIDEAGQIVVNDVSFEVRPGEILAIAGVQGNGQTELTEAIIGLQHKATGSITLDGEELLGRSVQGVIDAGVGFVPEDRKEDGLVGEFSVAENLILNRSSDGAPFFRVATLQRKALDAFAREQIDEFDIRTQGPDAAAGRLSGGNQQKVVLARELSRELKLFVASQPTRGIDVGSIEFVHERIVETRDSGVPVIVVSTELDEVSALADRIAVMYRGGIVGIVPGNAPREVLGLMMAGELPGAAEKEVAS, from the coding sequence ATGAAGCTTGAGCTCCGTGGGATTACCAAGCGCTTCGGTTCCCTCGTCGCGAACGACCACATCAGCCTCACCGTCGAGCCGGGCCAGATCCACTGCCTGCTCGGCGAGAACGGCGCGGGGAAGTCGACGCTGATGAACGTCCTCTACGGGCTGTACACGGCCGACGAGGGGGAGATCCTTCTCGACGACGTGGTGCAGCACTTCGCCGGTCCTGGCGACGCGATGGCAGCGGGCATCGGCATGGTGCACCAGCACTTCATGCTCATCCCCGTCTTCACCGTCGCCGAGAACGTCATGCTCGGCCACGAGAAGACCGGTTTCGCCGGTCGACTCGATCTGGCCGCTGCTCGCGCGCACGTGCGCGCCGTCAGCCAGCGCTTCGGATTCGAGATCGACCCGGACGCCATCGTCGGCGACCTCCCGGTCGGCGTCCAGCAGCGCGTCGAGATCATCAAGGCGCTCTCCCGTGATGCCAAGGTGCTGGTCTTCGACGAACCGACCGCGGTACTCACCCCTCAGGAGACCGACGAGCTGATGGGCATCATGCGCCAGCTCCGCGATGAGGGCACGGCGATCGTCTTCATCACCCACAAACTGCGTGAGGTCCGCGAAGTGGCGGACAAGATCACGGTCATCCGCCTCGGCAAGGTCGTCGGCGAGGCCGACCCCACCGCATCCAACACCGAGATGGCAGCGCTCATGGTCGGTCGCGCGGTCGAGCTCACCGTGAGCAAGGGAGAGCCCAACCTCCGCAGCGGCGGACTCGTGGTCGATCGCCTTCGGGTGATCGACGAGGCGGGGCAGATCGTCGTCAACGACGTGAGCTTCGAAGTGCGACCGGGCGAGATCCTCGCGATCGCCGGGGTGCAGGGCAACGGCCAGACCGAGCTCACCGAGGCGATCATCGGACTGCAGCACAAGGCCACCGGCAGCATCACCCTCGACGGCGAAGAACTGCTCGGCCGCAGTGTCCAGGGCGTCATCGATGCGGGCGTCGGCTTCGTCCCCGAGGACCGCAAGGAAGACGGCCTGGTCGGCGAGTTCAGCGTCGCCGAGAACCTCATCCTCAACCGCTCCTCCGACGGCGCCCCCTTCTTCCGGGTCGCCACGCTCCAGCGCAAAGCTCTCGACGCCTTCGCGAGAGAGCAGATCGACGAGTTCGACATCCGCACCCAGGGGCCGGATGCCGCCGCCGGGCGTCTGTCCGGCGGCAACCAGCAGAAGGTCGTCCTCGCGCGTGAACTGAGTCGCGAGCTGAAGCTCTTCGTGGCATCGCAGCCGACCAGGGGCATCGACGTCGGTTCCATCGAATTCGTGCACGAGCGCATCGTCGAGACCAGGGACTCCGGCGTTCCGGTCATCGTGGTCTCCACGGAACTCGACGAGGTATCGGCACTCGCCGACCGGATCGCGGTCATGTACCGCGGTGGCATCGTCGGCATCGTGCCGGGTAATGCTCCGCGCGAGGTGCTCGGACTCATGATGGCCGGCGAGTTGCCCGGCGCCGCGGAGAAGGAGGTCGCCTCGTGA
- a CDS encoding BMP family ABC transporter substrate-binding protein: MTISTTKKLLGATAVAGVIFALAGCGQAPTETPDGGDAGPAVDNFKPCMVSDEGGFDDKSFNQLGFEGLTKAADELGVEVSKTESKSASDYVSNLDALASEGCTFIVSVGFKLSAPTIEAATANPDIQYAIIDDWADADFDGETDAPNIKPLVFDTAQAAFLGGYAAASYSESGTVGTFGGAKIPPVTIFMDGFQLGVEHFNKEKSEDVKVVGWDIASQEGQFTDEFAANDKAKQVAQGIIDQGADVLLPVGGPIYQSAAQAIRDSGGNIALMGVDADVFTTDPSVGDLLLVSIMKGMDVAVYDAVMEAAEGNFDATPFVGTLENGGVSLSEFHDFESKVDPALADELKAIQEGIIDGSIKVESPASP, encoded by the coding sequence TTGACCATCTCCACCACCAAGAAGCTGCTTGGCGCGACGGCAGTCGCCGGCGTCATCTTCGCACTCGCAGGCTGCGGCCAGGCGCCCACTGAAACCCCCGATGGTGGCGACGCCGGTCCCGCCGTCGACAACTTCAAGCCATGCATGGTCTCCGATGAGGGCGGCTTCGACGACAAGTCCTTCAACCAGCTCGGATTCGAAGGTCTGACCAAGGCCGCCGACGAGCTCGGTGTCGAGGTCAGCAAGACCGAGTCGAAGTCGGCGAGCGACTACGTGTCCAACCTCGACGCGCTCGCGTCCGAGGGCTGCACGTTCATCGTCTCGGTCGGCTTCAAGCTCAGCGCCCCGACCATCGAGGCGGCGACCGCGAACCCCGACATCCAGTACGCGATCATCGACGACTGGGCCGACGCCGACTTCGACGGCGAGACGGATGCTCCGAACATCAAGCCCCTGGTCTTCGACACCGCCCAGGCTGCGTTCCTCGGCGGTTACGCCGCGGCGTCGTACTCCGAGTCCGGCACGGTCGGCACCTTCGGTGGCGCCAAGATCCCGCCGGTGACGATCTTCATGGACGGCTTCCAGCTCGGCGTCGAGCACTTCAACAAGGAGAAGAGCGAAGACGTCAAGGTCGTCGGCTGGGACATCGCCTCGCAGGAGGGCCAGTTCACCGACGAGTTCGCCGCGAACGACAAGGCGAAGCAGGTTGCTCAGGGCATCATCGACCAGGGCGCCGATGTGCTGCTGCCGGTCGGCGGTCCGATCTACCAGTCCGCTGCACAGGCGATCCGTGACTCCGGCGGCAACATCGCCCTGATGGGCGTCGACGCCGATGTGTTCACCACTGACCCGAGCGTCGGCGACCTGCTCCTCGTGTCGATCATGAAGGGTATGGACGTCGCGGTCTACGACGCGGTGATGGAGGCTGCCGAGGGCAACTTCGACGCCACCCCGTTCGTCGGGACGCTGGAGAACGGCGGCGTCTCGCTGTCTGAGTTCCATGACTTCGAGAGCAAGGTCGACCCGGCACTCGCCGACGAGCTCAAGGCGATCCAGGAAGGCATCATCGACGGTTCGATCAAGGTCGAGTCGCCGGCATCGCCGTAA
- the sdhC gene encoding succinate dehydrogenase, cytochrome b556 subunit, with product MSTSARLTPSISETTSKTPRGTLYRGREGMWSWVLHRITGVAIFFFLLVHVLDTALIRVSPEAYNAVIGTYKNPIMALGEVVLVAGIVFHAMNGLRIIAVDFWSKGAKYQRQLFWGVLLVWGIIMAGFVPRHLMLAFAAFGGGH from the coding sequence GTGTCCACAAGCGCTCGCTTGACACCGTCGATTTCGGAAACCACTTCCAAGACCCCGCGCGGCACCCTCTACCGGGGCCGCGAAGGCATGTGGTCGTGGGTGCTTCATCGCATCACCGGAGTCGCCATCTTCTTCTTCCTATTGGTGCACGTGCTCGACACGGCGCTGATCAGGGTGTCGCCGGAGGCGTACAACGCCGTCATCGGCACGTACAAGAACCCGATCATGGCGCTCGGCGAGGTCGTCCTCGTCGCCGGCATCGTGTTCCACGCGATGAACGGCCTGCGCATCATCGCGGTCGACTTCTGGTCGAAGGGCGCGAAGTACCAGCGACAGCTGTTCTGGGGCGTGCTTCTCGTGTGGGGCATCATCATGGCCGGCTTCGTGCCGCGCCACCTGATGCTCGCTTTCGCCGCCTTCGGAGGAGGACACTGA
- a CDS encoding ABC transporter permease, with translation MSGVAEKKTEVEAAPRQNTVIRDIAGGSAVRAVLAIVLAMLIGGVLIAATNPDVQRATGYFFQKPGDTFAAIWEAVSGAYAALFRGAIYNYNAPNFLRAIKPITDTLNFATPLIAAGLGVALAFRVGLFNIGGRGQMLMGVAAASVVAFTVQAPIFIHLPLTIIAGLLGGMVWGGLVGFLKAKTGAHEVILTIMLNFIAYYFISWLLATPGLLQRPGGSQPISPPTPETAQFPLLFTAPLSVNAGFLVSILAVVFVWWLIERSSLGFRMRAVGENPNAARAAGVNVGRTIVYAMGIAGALAGLAGVNQMSGTITSGFEAGIDAGIGFDAITVALLGRSRAWGVLWAGILFGALKAGSFTMQTSQDIPVDIVLVVQALIVLFIAAPPLIRAIFFLPKEGASPRPVRRAKKEVAA, from the coding sequence GTGAGTGGAGTCGCCGAGAAGAAGACAGAGGTCGAGGCCGCGCCTCGGCAGAACACCGTCATCCGCGACATCGCCGGAGGAAGCGCCGTTCGCGCCGTGCTGGCGATCGTCCTCGCGATGCTCATCGGCGGCGTCCTCATCGCTGCGACCAATCCGGACGTGCAGAGGGCGACAGGGTATTTCTTCCAGAAGCCGGGCGACACGTTCGCCGCGATCTGGGAGGCGGTCTCCGGCGCCTACGCCGCACTGTTCCGCGGGGCGATCTACAACTACAACGCGCCGAACTTCCTGCGCGCGATCAAGCCGATCACCGACACCCTGAACTTCGCCACGCCGCTCATCGCGGCCGGCCTCGGTGTCGCGCTGGCGTTCCGCGTCGGCCTGTTCAACATCGGTGGCCGGGGCCAGATGCTCATGGGCGTCGCTGCGGCATCCGTCGTCGCTTTCACCGTGCAGGCCCCGATCTTCATCCACCTCCCGCTGACCATCATCGCCGGACTTCTCGGCGGCATGGTCTGGGGTGGACTCGTCGGGTTCCTCAAGGCGAAGACGGGCGCGCACGAGGTGATCCTGACGATCATGCTCAACTTCATCGCGTACTACTTCATCTCCTGGCTGCTGGCCACGCCCGGTCTGCTGCAGCGCCCAGGGGGATCGCAGCCGATCTCCCCGCCCACGCCGGAGACGGCGCAGTTCCCGCTGCTGTTCACGGCACCGCTCTCGGTGAACGCAGGCTTCCTGGTCTCGATCCTCGCCGTGGTCTTCGTGTGGTGGCTCATCGAGCGATCCAGCCTCGGGTTCCGGATGCGTGCGGTGGGGGAGAACCCCAACGCCGCCCGGGCCGCCGGCGTCAACGTCGGCCGCACCATCGTCTACGCGATGGGCATCGCCGGCGCTCTGGCCGGACTCGCCGGCGTCAATCAGATGTCGGGCACGATCACGAGCGGTTTCGAGGCCGGAATCGATGCCGGTATCGGCTTCGACGCGATCACCGTCGCGCTCCTCGGCCGCAGCCGGGCGTGGGGCGTGCTCTGGGCCGGCATCCTGTTCGGGGCGCTCAAGGCGGGCAGTTTCACGATGCAGACCTCGCAGGACATCCCGGTCGACATCGTCCTCGTCGTGCAGGCGCTGATCGTGCTCTTCATCGCGGCACCCCCGCTGATCCGCGCGATCTTCTTCCTCCCGAAGGAGGGCGCATCGCCCCGTCCCGTGCGTCGCGCGAAGAAGGAGGTGGCCGCATGA
- a CDS encoding succinate dehydrogenase hydrophobic membrane anchor subunit, producing the protein MATQTVAAPARRQRGVNLEKWGWLFMRGSGVILVVLIFGHLFVNLMVGEGIHALDFAFIAGKFATPFWQWWDVLMLWLALLHGANGMRTIVNDYVTTEKVRKVLVGAIVLAAGLLIILGTLVVFTFDPCLGVTEASSLWDTCQALGK; encoded by the coding sequence ATGGCCACGCAGACCGTCGCAGCCCCGGCGCGCCGTCAGCGCGGCGTCAACCTGGAGAAGTGGGGCTGGCTCTTCATGCGCGGCTCCGGCGTCATCCTGGTCGTGCTCATCTTCGGGCACCTGTTCGTCAACCTGATGGTCGGCGAAGGCATCCACGCGCTGGACTTCGCCTTCATCGCCGGCAAGTTCGCCACGCCGTTCTGGCAGTGGTGGGACGTGCTGATGCTGTGGCTCGCGCTGCTGCACGGCGCGAACGGCATGCGCACGATCGTCAACGACTACGTGACGACCGAGAAGGTGCGCAAGGTCCTGGTCGGCGCGATCGTCCTCGCCGCCGGACTCCTGATCATCCTCGGCACCCTCGTCGTGTTCACGTTCGACCCGTGCCTGGGTGTGACCGAGGCGAGCTCGCTGTGGGACACCTGCCAGGCACTGGGCAAGTAG